The following is a genomic window from Theobroma cacao cultivar B97-61/B2 chromosome 10, Criollo_cocoa_genome_V2, whole genome shotgun sequence.
GCAATGcatcatttgaaaattcaagCAAGTTGAGTAATCAAATCTTTCAAAtcccattttttcttttcattcatTAGACTAATTAAACTTGTGTgagattatttaattattttaaatagacATTCATGTACGCAAGGTTTTGTTAACAATATACATCAAACCACCAATAGAAAACAATTATGaaacaataaattttttttttgttatataccTCTAGATTCGTTCTTAACATTACTTAATCGAAAcccataaattaaaataatgagCTTCAATCGTTGTCAATATATACTATTCAATCATCATACTAATAagatcatatatatatatatatatatatatatatatatatttNCATCATACTAATAagatcatatatatatatatatatatatatatatattcattttaatatcttaaattaaaatttaaaaattattcaaggTATCAAAGTATCATTTTCATGTAATGCTAGGTTTTTATATGACACCATTGGAAAGAATATTTAATTCTTGCCACTAAGACCTTAGGTGGTCTTTCTAGTCAACtcctttttgatttttttattctttaatgaCTTTGTaccgatttttttttttttttgaatggaTTTCTATGGCAGCAATGCATTGATTGGATGGGTTTGGCTTTTGTGAGACTCTTAAAGAAGCACAAGTTGTACGAATTCTAGGTGTGTCCCTATCTCTGTATCTCGTTACCTTTGCTTCAAGGAAAGTTCGCCAACCCAGCTAACTGGGTTTGGCCGAGGGGGCGCCCACTTTACCTTGATGTGGCGCACCGGTTTCAGTGCCATGCGTTCACAATTTATAGCTTTGGCTCGATCCCACCATGGACCATTTTCTTCCACCGTGGAAGAGTGTCCCTTTGAGACCCATCTATGTCTATCAGCAATAACCCTTTTAATTACATTGCATATTAGAGCAAAAAATGCGagattattaaattaaatcttatcgtaattaaaatttgacttaacagttgattatattttttaaaaaaaattagtgtTTGTTGTCACATGTAACATATGTGAAAATCCCGGTACCATCCATAGACGATGCTAGTGGGGGTCGACGGGGCTAGGAGTGCCGGCACACGTGAAAATCTTGATACCACCTTAAGATGATGTTAGTGGGGCAAACAGAGCTAGGGGTGCCAAGCAAGGAATTTTGGTATCGACTCGATCCTCCGATGTTGAATGGTTGACTTCCTTGATCTTCCAACACTTGTCAGGCATCACTGGTCATATACATGGTCTTGCAAATTTGCCAAGAGACTGTGTTTTCGGTAAACAGTGGTTCGAGTCTGTGTAAAACTCGTTGTGTTGTTATTGTATTAATAGCTCTTGAAGACTacaaaaacttataaaatgtagtttcaccttaaaacctcTTAACTAGGTTTGTggttaaaatttaagaatagTGAAGTGTGATTAATATCTACGagaaagacaaaaattattctttcGTTACCTAACTTGAATAGGGTCGAGTATTAATCTGtttaaattacaataattgatcaaaattgattaaatttagttaattttgaTCGGTTTTTTCctgttttaaaattaattgattacaAGAGATAGTCTATTTGATTATTTATCGATTTttgatattaaatatttacaatCAAATTGATCGAACCAATCAAGATAAATcggttttaattatttttattataatctaATTTATTTCgattattttttacaaaaatttattaatttgattttcaaaattttaaattgaagcGACCGACCAAATTCTCActcttattaaatttgaaaagttttcacatttataataaataaattattggtAGTCAAAAGAGCtgtcaaagaaagaaagaaaaaaagcagaACACTTATCTTTGTACAGtcataaatcaaattaatgcGGCTATATAAAGCGCAGGCTTTTGTGTGAAGCAACAATTTGTGAGTGAATCCTTCACTACCGTAACACTAAAGCTAAGACCACCACCTTCTGCTTTGCTACCCTACTCTCTGCTCTTCCTTCTTCTCCATTCCATCAAATGGAAACCAAAGGTTACACCCAAGATGGAACTGTCGACCTTCGTGGCCGCCCTGTCCTTGCCTCAAAGACTGGAAGATGGAAAGCTTGTGCTTTCCTCGTCGGTAAGAACCTGACACActgttttttctttgtctCTCAATGCAAAGCAGACACTTCAAAAGATTTTCAGGAGTTTTTCTTCTGCTGTTCCATATATGTGAATGAAGACTCAATCTTTGTGCCTTTTTCTTAACAGGGTATGAAGCATTTGAAAGGATGGCTTTCTATGGAATAGCTTCAAACCTGGTAAACTACCTGACCACCCAACTTCATGAAGATACAGTTGCATCTGTCAGGAATGTGAATAACTGGTCAGGATCCGTCTGGATTACACCCATCCTTGGAGCATACATAGCAGATACTTACCTGGGTCGATTCTGGACTTTCACTGTGTCATCCCTCATCTATGTCATGGTAAAACTCAACAAATTCCTTGaactcatttatttattttcaatatttttagtgATTTTCAAAACTGTATGATCTGAAAGGCAATTTACCAGTACCATAACTTCCAAATTTTGATGAGGTTTATATTCACTATATTCATCTATCAAGAAGGTCACACCATTTGTTTGGACCATAGTTCTAGATACCGACTATCAGGAAGCCAATTAGATTCATTATATTTGCTCTAGTGGGGGTCCAATGATGAATAGTAAAGCTTTGATTCATTGGGATTAACATAGCTTGGACATTAGCTTGTACCTTGTTCTCCACAAAAACCATAGCTCTGATTTTCATTAGACCCACACAGAAGTTGCCATCCCTGTCTCATTTGGCATTTAATATGGGGAAACTATGCTGTTATAGTGTTTaaatttatggaaaatgatttgcaacaaaaatgaaaaagacagGTAATCTGTATCCATTGATGAAAAcagaaaattaattcaatattcTATTGCTAatgggaaagaaaagaagagagatttCTTGTCATTGatgagagacagagagagagagagagagaattgtTTGATACTTCAGATAACTTCGTTGTTAGTGCTTAATTTGACTTGCACCTGCACATTAAACAATGACTGGTTCATAATTTTCTTGCTTAATAccatacatttttttttttgtgtgtgaaCATGAGTTTTTTGTTCCTGGAAATTCTTTATATGTGttgattaatatatatatatatatgatgatGTAATATGATGAACAGGGAATGACAATGCTCACTACAGCAGTTTCACTGAAATCTTTGAAGCCAACTTGCAGAGATGGAGTATGCAACAAGGCCTCTACTTTACAGATTGCATTTTTCTATACATCTCTCTACACCATAGCAATAGGGGCAGGGGGAACGAAACCAAACATATCAACCTTTGGAGCAGACCAGTTTGATGACTTTAACCCCCATGAGAAGGAGCTCAAGGTCTCATTCTTCAATTGGTGGATGTTTAGCTCCTTCTTGGGTGCCTTGTTTGCTACCCTTGGCCTTGTCTACATTCAAGAAAACTTGGGATGGGGCCTAGGCTATATGATCCCAACAGTTGGCCTCCTCTTCTCCCTGTTTGTATTCTATCTTGGAACCCCAATTTACAGACACAAAGTAAGGAAGACCAAAAGCCCTGCCAGGGACCTGATTCAAGTCCCCATTACCGCCATCAAAAATCGCAGACTCCAGCTCCCTGACAACCCATCAGAACTCCATGAGCATGAGCCTCAACATTACATCAACAGTGGAAAACGGCAGGTCTATTACACTCCAATTTTCAGGTgactcttcatttttcttttgaaatatcTGTGTCCGACACATATCTGACAGACATATGACATCCGAATTGAAGTAACATAGTAATTTGACTTATAATAGACaaactaaaatattaaaattttccactattagaagataatataaacttataaaagtATGTGTAGATACAAAGAACAAGTTGAAATGAGAATAAACAGCACTGTCTCATTTCCTATAATCATTGTGGCCTGGAATCTTTGAAGAGCCAGGTCAATTAGAGTTCGTACAAAATTCCAAAGTGCTTTAAATCCTTGGGTGCCAGAACAGGTGCAAGGGGGACCTTCAAAGTCATGTGCATAACTAGGAAATCTCCTGTGCCAAAGGCAAATGTGGGGCTTTTATGGGAGAAAACTTGATAGCCGTTGGCTCAATAAATTCCTTCCATGTGAAACTGTTTCATCAGTACTCCTATTAGATACCCTTCTCTTTGATCAGTGGACGTAATCTCCATGGGGCCAAGCTGTTTCCTGATGGATGAGGTGTCACAGTGAAATGGTGCAGCCCAAGTCTCCCCACCATTATGTTATCAAATTCAGACAGATAATTTGTGAAACACGTTTGGTGGAATCCTTAATTGCATAGCAATAAGTTTCATTTCAAGGTCAACATCGAATTAgaatcttgaaaatgattaggaTCCACCATCCCTAACAATTATTACCATGATAAGTACTACTAATTAATGACATAGtgcttataattataaaatcatcttatcttaattttatGTGTCATTTCGTAACTCGttttttttatacaaaaaTGTTAATCAATATTTATAAGCACTTTTTTAATGGAACTTTTTTAATAAGCATATACACATTCGTGTTCACAGATTCTTGGACAAGGCTGCAGTGAAAGATGGAAACTCATCAGGTAGGCCACCCTGTACGGTAACTCAAGTGGAAGGAACCAAGCTTGTACTTGGGATGCTCTTAATATGGCTAGTGACCTTGATTCCTAGCACCATATGGGCACAAATAAACACACTGTTTGTGAAACAAGGTACCACCTTGGATAGAAGCTTGGGTTCGAGCTTCCAAATCCCTGCAGCCTCACTCGGGAGCTTCGTGACTCTCTCTATGCTCATCTCTGTGCCGATGTACGACCGCTATTTCGTGCCATTCATGCGTAGGAAAACAGGAAACCCGAGGGGAATCACCCTCCTGCAGAGGCTTGGCATTGGGTTTGTTATCCAAGTCATAGCTATTGCCATTGCTTATGCGGTGGAGGTCCGGAGAATGCATGTCATAAGAGTGCATCAGATCGTAGGGCCTAAACAAATTGTCCCCATGAACATATTCTGGCTGCTGCCTCAGTATGTCTTGTTGGGGGTAGCAGATGTGTTCAATGCTATAGGACTGCTGGAATTTTTCTATGACCAGTCACCAGAAGAAATGCAAAGCCTAGGGACAACATTCTTCACCAGTGGGATTGGGGTGGGGAACTTCCTCAACAGCCTTTTAGTAACAATGGTGGATAAAATAACAGGGAGGGGTGAGAACAAGAGCTGGATTGGAGACAACTTGAATGACTGTCACTTAGATTACTACTACGGATTCCTTCTGGTCATATCTACTCTTAACTTGGGGGCCTTCCTTTGGGCATCAAGCAAGTATGTCTACAAAAGGGAAACCAAAGAAGTGAATGAGGATTGTATTGGAATCGAGAACAAAGCCTTAGAGATTTCTCCACTAGGATTGCAAGTATGaacaaaaaagcaaaaacataTGGTAAGTGGTATAAAAAGTATTATCATGATATAGCCTTTGTATAATATGTGCAGCaattaatgtttttaatttctatattAATGAAGCAAGTGTAATTCCCTCTGGTTAACACCTAGCAGGACTACTTTTGCATGAATAAATTAGCATAATTTTGATTCCAAAGATGGAGTTATGGAACATTGATCATCAGTCATATGATTCTGTCTGTCCTAACAATGTTTGTCTAACAATATATATTAACTACAATAAATTTTCAGaatcaaaaatcaattgtAAGAACATGTGAtgacattttaatttaatttatggaGTTTAAAAGGTCTTCCGTTAATGtattaaataataatcttCTTCTATGATATACTTTTCCCGTTTCAAATTAGCATTTCAATGAATAAGAATATTGAAAGGTACTTCCCATTCCTAGCAGAAGACTTGATGACAGATGCTCTTAAATCTCTTATTGGTTTGCTTGGAGGAGTTTAGTTACCTTTATTATAAGCAAAGCAAAAGAACTAGTACCAAATTTGGCAAAGAGCAGACATGCAAGACTCTGCAACTGTAGATATATCCTGTCAGCAGGCAATTAAGTGAATTTTCCTTTGCTATTAAGCATTAACCAAGTGCAGATATTTGGGTTTGCTTGGGTTCCGTCCATGGCTTTATCATTGCAATTTTCTATGGAGTTCTATTGCATTTATAAATGACTCAGAGAAACTTATAATCAAGAAGGAAAATGGAAGGCAGGAATTTGCTGGCAAAGCCAAAACATGAACTCAAACCAAAGGAGAAACAGAGCTGCTAGCATGGAAGCCAACACCCAAATATTTCTCAAACTTGACCATTCTCTCCAACACAACGTGCTAGAATGCGAGTTAAACTGCAAAGGAAGATATCTAGTTGCAAAATTGAGATCTTTGGGTCTGTAATGACTTTGGATGTACAAGATCTTGTGAAGGGAATCTGTACAGGTACTCTGGGAAATTTATCAGTGTCGAGCAAGCCGCTTGTTCTGTGTATTTCTCTTATCATCCTTATGGTCTTGTGAAGTGCAGTTCATGGCCTGATGTGATTTTCGCCGTTTAGCTGATAGTCGAGGTCTTAACTGCACAGGATGTGAAATGTTAAAAAACCCTCCAAAGAGACTAAAACAAACGTAAGAGCACATGGTTAGGAGAACCATCCTGAACCCAAAACCACAGAATGTTCTATGCAAGAATAAGAGTGCTTTGATTTGAGGCCAAAGGCAAGTCCAAACCATGAAGGATAATCAATTAATAACTAATATGCTAGAAGACATTTATATAACAGATTACAAGAAAACTTGAAACTataaaatcacattttaccCCACCCGTCCAGTCTCAAGAAGCCTTGTTTCTCTGAAAATACTAAATACAGAGCCTTCAGATATATCTGAACCTAATGATGAGAATGCAATCCAACTTGTTGCAGGagttcctttttaattttccttctttgtgaaaaagaataaatttggCATTTCATACAGTTTTTATCATTTGCAGTGACTTTTCATGTTAAAGCACTTCTATTACATTCTTAAGATAGATATTCTACCAAACaccacctttttctttttttgaacaACTGATTATGCAGTTTCTTCAATATATCAATCTAATAGCATTTTTCTAagttcattattttctttcataatgtTCACGAGCTTTACGGTGCATATTATGGAGTGATCAAGCTCAAAACACATAGGCTTCATTGAACCAGTTGGCCTCGTTTTGGAGGTTCTGTATCCCGCTTAGAGCACCCAATAAATCCCAATCACACACACAATTGTTTTGGATGTATAAATGCCGCGTGGTATATTAATAACTCCTCTTGGTTATAACAAATTTGCTTCCTGGAGAAATGTATAACATTAAATGTAGAAGTAACCTATTTTACATATAAGAGCACTATGGCTCAAACTCAGGATCTCTAACCCAACCCCACTCCACTATTACCACTTGAGCTAAGCCCAAGTTGCAAACATGGCTCAAGGCTTCTTTAACCCTCCTTTCTTGCATTATTTTATATGCAAAAATAACGACAATAAATTGCAACCAGTAATTAATGAAGATAACTAAATGAGAGCATCACCACATACCATCTCAATATACTTGAGTTGCTTCAAAACTTGATCTGTTTCCAGCTCCTGATGGAATAAATACAGCAAACAGTTCaattaaagtaaatatatGGTCATGCTCAAAACAATTATGACagaataaaattgaatttttatacaTTAGAAAAAAGAACTCAAATATTTTCTTGAGCTTCAAGCCTTTTTATTACTGACTAAAACCACATATATCTCTATAAtgactaaaataaataaataactggTCTTTCTATAATGactaaaacaaaagaaagtacATCCTGTAGTTGCAGTACCTTGACCAGGAATCCTAGCAGTGTGATAAGAAGGGGGGAGGATGGAAGTGGGTGCAGACGATATGCTATAAAACCTTAGATTGGGGACAACTAGTTCTTCAGGTAAAAATACCATTTACATGACGCTTTAAATTCTGTTTCAGACAGATTAATGGACTACAACCAAGATTCTTTCTAGCAATTGATGACACATGAATAGTAATCACTTTACTAAGTTTTAGTTTTAAGTCGACATCAATGTAATTAAATAGGtacttgcattaaaattagCTAGCAATTAATGACCCATCAAATATGTTCCAACTTTAAGTTCAAACTTTCAAGTGATACATATTGACATAAATCTTGGACTAGTTTTTCAGTTTCGAAAGAACcaatcaaaattctaaaatgaTTACTGCTCCATGAAGACATTCCCCATTAATACAAAATCACATATTCTATGTTCAGGTACCATAACCTGAGGTTGCAATCAAAAAACAATGGCATGGGATAGAATAAGGTTACTAAAAGGGTTATCACCTGAGGTACAGAACAATCAGCATGGGATGGATCCCATTGGACAGAGCAGAAGCACTCCCAATCATCAGTTTGGACTTCAAAAAGAGGAGCCCTACAAGAGCAAGAACTAAAATTAAGCATCTTGCATGAGCAAtaccaaaaccaaaactaCACCAAGAAAGAAACTTGTAAATTTATGTGCATGTTATATTAAAGCTCAATAGCTCATCTAAGTAATGCTCAGTACTTAGTCTGAACTGAATTCCTCCTGCTCTAGAAAACAGCATAATCATTTTTGTCCTCAATTATCATTATCTACAATATCTTAGGTGTACAACATTGACCAATTTATAGCTGATAAGAAACATGCTATGCTGAATTTCCATCTCCtcaattttcagtttttactATGAGACAGTATTATCCAGAAATCATTAGGCATAGGATAATGAAAACGAAGGTGAACTGAATTCCTCCTGCTCTTGAAAACAGCATAATCATTTTTGTCCTCAATTATCATTATCTACAATAGCTTAGGTGTACAGCATTGACCAATTTATAGCTGATAAGAAACATGATATGCTGAATTTCCATctcctcaattttcaatttttactATGAGACAGTATTATCTACAAATCATTAGGCATAGGATAATGATAAGGAGGGCCCTATGTGACATGTAATCTGGTTTGAGTAAAagtttttattgtttgttaCTAGAGGATCAACTATATCAACATTTATCATGATATAACATGTTTACTTAAAGATACAATTCTATGAGTCAACATTTAAGCTTTTAGACATAAAAGCTATTCCCTAGACAAAAATGCCAAGAGTTTTAGCAAAGACCAACTTGTGCTAACATAAAAAGCAAGCAAGAAAGCAAAATATCCAAAGAAGCAGACTATACCTGCGCCACTTTCCACAGATGGTTCCATTACTACCTCCTATGCCTTCTATGAACTCTCTACATTGAAGCCAGTTCCCTATTGAGCTTACTTTAGATGACTTGTTGCAATTCAGTTCCTATGAAGAAAGATGTGTCAATTCTCCTTAAACGAAATGGTCACTTATCTGCAAATGCTAACCAACACATAAAATTGAAGCCTTACATTGAAATCAGTAAATTCTAAAAGATCCCATTCCAGTGGTTCACCAATGGTATCAACATCACTGCATCATATAACAAGAAACTATTTATGAACAAAAAGATTTGTGGATCAAGAAGGCCTCCATTGAATGCAATTTATGACAGAGGAAGAAACTTGAAACCAAATATGAAAGAAAGCCAACAGCagagaaacaaaattgaaacatGGTCACCAACCAGTCAATCATTTGAGTAATTTTTAACTACATTATACTTTGTATAGCTGACTGATTGATGAAtcaaaaaacaaattgcaGAAAATTGGAAAAGCATAAAGAGGGGAGAAAgttacattaattataaagcaCTCATAAGAGTTTTTGCCCCTACCCCAAAGATTCAGTCCTTTAAGTTATCCAACTTGGAATTTCTCATACAATGAATCAGAAGATTAATCAGAAAAACTGATTTTGAGGCAACTTTCAAGACCAAGGTGACAAGACTAATCATAAACAAGGCCAAGAACAAGGCAGGATCCAgcaataataaattttatttcacCCAAGATTTTGTTCCAAAAATTAGTTCTTGCCCTGAAATCAGAAGTGCTTATGATTTGGGAAAGACAGATACCTAGATTTCTCAATCAATATAACAATGAGACTACTGCAGGGTTATTTAAACAACGATGAAAAAATGATGGAAGATTTAATTCACTTAAAGCATTCAAATTAAACCAATCGGCAGTACGACCAGAATATAAGACCACAACAAGCGTCAAACCAAACTAATGCTGGATGTAACACCATTTTACACTCCTTTTCACATGTACAGTCCATAAAGCAACTGATGAAAATATGCCTAACAGGTGGACCACTACAGCTGGGAAACAAACAGCTAGGACTCTAAAACCATACTAAAGTATCCAATCTATAAACAATTGCAAAGTGTTGGAAAAGCCCAACCAAAATATAGAGCCACAACCAACCCCAAAACAAATTGACATCACATGTAACAACACCTAACAGATCCCAACCCATTCACACAAAAACCACATCTCTattcttcttcaatttctcTTTCACAATAACCTATTAAAATGTCAAATGGGTATCACTGACTACATCTGGTACATAATCATGCTTTGTCAATGAAAATCATATTCATTATAAATCCCCAAAGCCGCTTCTTTCATGCACCTCTATTCCAAGAGCTGACTTTCTCCTACTTCAAAGCATGCTTCCACTTTGGAAACGAAACTAGCGACCTTAGTTCAATGCAAATATTCCAACATTAAAATGTATCCTTTGGTCTAAACTTCCTTCCATTTCCTATTTACACTAAAAAGAAAGttaaagaaaatcaaagtGTAGTAATTGAGTTCAAAATGAAAAGTTTAAACAACTTTTATAAAGGGGGAGGGCGGGGGGGGATATTTCGGAgggttcaaaataaaaattttcctGTTTTCAAAGTGAGTGATATACCAATTTGAAGTTTTTCAGAAGCCAACACCAGCCACTAGCCGCCCCCCCCTCTTTTCGCCACCAGGCTTAGACATGATCATAGCAACATACTGGTAGCCCATTCTATAATAGAAGTGGTAATCATTTTGCTATTGTGGCACACAAATCTTTCCAACCATTCTGTAATTAGACTGGCAGCACAACAAGTCATCAAAGAAAGGCTTGGAAAGCCTATCAGTGtaatagaaagaaaagataaatagCCTATTAGTTGGCACTGGGTTTCTTCAAGGTCGTTGCAATTAGCCCACTACCAAAGTCaaattttttcagttttatttttcttggtaaAACTAATGTAGCTTCCCTGTATTTCATGTCCTTTGTCTAGGTCAAGACGGAATCTATAGGACCTATTAGCATACATAATCAATATATAACTATATAAAGTCAAAATATAATTACATTTGTAATCAATATAACCTATTAGCATGCTTTcccttttaattttcatacatCCAAGCATAAAACAACAATTTGGACTGCCTTGTTTCAGACAGAATTTCATCTTTCACAAAGGAAGcctaattaaaataatttgggaacataaaaaaataaatggaactTCAAGTAGAATGGAATGGTCATTCATATCTATGTTCAGCTATGTACACAATAAGAGAGCCTCTAAACTTATGCATTCCATATAgacaattatttaaaaaaaaacagtgtGAGAGCTAATTGAACATACTCATCAATTGGGCCTGACCAGTCAGGAACGTCTGCTTGAAAACCCTTGCCAATTCGAACACTAGTTCTATAAGGCTCAGCATCTCTCAACATTAATTCTATTGGACTGGATTCCCCTTCAGATGATACCCCTCTGCATCTGCCCATGCAACCAGTGATACTTGAAGAATTTCTTGCAGTTGTATCCTTGACCATTATTCGCTTCTTTTTCATACACGAAAAACAATACCACTCATCAACTGGTACTTTCTTTATCCTGGGATTGCAGCAACGTAAATGAAATGCTTCTTCACAATTATCACAAATTAGCATCTTTTGTGCAGTTTCTGAACGACCACAAATTTTGCATACCCTGGAACAACTGCTAGCACCGCTAGTCCCAATTTCCTCATTAAGAGGAGCCCTAGAAGGCCCAACTTCCTCAACATTCCCCTGGTTCCGAAGAATAGAGAAGCACCTATCTTTTTCAGATAGATCTTCCCTCACAACTTCAGCAGCTATTACACTAGAGGAGCAGCACTCACCATTTTCATCCATCTCACCTTTAATAGAAGCTAATGCAAGTTCCATATTTGACTTCGATGATGAGCAACTATCATTTATACTGTCAACATCTATGGTTTTCTGCCTAACAGTTTTACGTACATCATCAGAACCGTGGTTGTCCACACCAGAAAATCCATTAGCAAATTCATACTTTGAAATGTGAGGCTCTCTACTGCAAGCAAGAGGCGTCAAAAGATCTCCAGTGGCTACATTTCCATGTCCAACTTGAGAAACTCCATTTTGCTCCATGACTGCCACTGAAAGAGCATCAGAACTGACAACAGAAAGACAATCCCCACTTCTCTTTGAATTCACAGGGGCCTCTGCACAAAAATTGGCAACAGCGGCGCTAGCACTGCTGCTGCTACCCCGCCGTTTTTTTCTCCTACTGTAAACAAGAGTAGGCACAGGACCTTC
Proteins encoded in this region:
- the LOC18587404 gene encoding protein NRT1/ PTR FAMILY 5.1, translated to METKGYTQDGTVDLRGRPVLASKTGRWKACAFLVGYEAFERMAFYGIASNLVNYLTTQLHEDTVASVRNVNNWSGSVWITPILGAYIADTYLGRFWTFTVSSLIYVMGMTMLTTAVSLKSLKPTCRDGVCNKASTLQIAFFYTSLYTIAIGAGGTKPNISTFGADQFDDFNPHEKELKVSFFNWWMFSSFLGALFATLGLVYIQENLGWGLGYMIPTVGLLFSLFVFYLGTPIYRHKVRKTKSPARDLIQVPITAIKNRRLQLPDNPSELHEHEPQHYINSGKRQVYYTPIFRFLDKAAVKDGNSSGRPPCTVTQVEGTKLVLGMLLIWLVTLIPSTIWAQINTLFVKQGTTLDRSLGSSFQIPAASLGSFVTLSMLISVPMYDRYFVPFMRRKTGNPRGITLLQRLGIGFVIQVIAIAIAYAVEVRRMHVIRVHQIVGPKQIVPMNIFWLLPQYVLLGVADVFNAIGLLEFFYDQSPEEMQSLGTTFFTSGIGVGNFLNSLLVTMVDKITGRGENKSWIGDNLNDCHLDYYYGFLLVISTLNLGAFLWASSKYVYKRETKEVNEDCIGIENKALEISPLGLQV
- the LOC18587405 gene encoding uncharacterized protein LOC18587405, which produces MLIETSISSSIQAGLYYVSEHRKQDSLSDWMPGYETRQMSPKCDVPSQSECKEAEYSCPPLPRTGSQQSSVSVMSEGPVPTLVYSRRKKRRGSSSSASAAVANFCAEAPVNSKRSGDCLSVVSSDALSVAVMEQNGVSQVGHGNVATGDLLTPLACSREPHISKYEFANGFSGVDNHGSDDVRKTVRQKTIDVDSINDSCSSSKSNMELALASIKGEMDENGECCSSSVIAAEVVREDLSEKDRCFSILRNQGNVEEVGPSRAPLNEEIGTSGASSCSRVCKICGRSETAQKMLICDNCEEAFHLRCCNPRIKKVPVDEWYCFSCMKKKRIMVKDTTARNSSSITGCMGRCRGVSSEGESSPIELMLRDAEPYRTSVRIGKGFQADVPDWSGPIDDDVDTIGEPLEWDLLEFTDFNELNCNKSSKVSSIGNWLQCREFIEGIGGSNGTICGKWRRAPLFEVQTDDWECFCSVQWDPSHADCSVPQELETDQVLKQLKYIEMLRPRLSAKRRKSHQAMNCTSQDHKDDKRNTQNKRLARH